The following proteins are encoded in a genomic region of Synergistaceae bacterium:
- a CDS encoding PAS domain-containing sensor histidine kinase has translation MTLRKKIAVLLTVSVLIVAFAAWGFIYKAQRSELIENNRAMLSRYLDVFAKAGEERGVDGIKEISGFWSKVYPEGRFSLINTMGEVILDSKADTYGLDNHYKRPEIMKAFADGEGSEMRYSKTMGTWQNYMAKRVVIPGDPAENMVIRLSYPVDELGGLIKSMGRPFLYSLEIVLLLVWLGAYWMLRRIMRPLNALSRAAETIAAGGTARFPIISDDVEMQNLSSSLNSMSDSLKLSIEEAQERKEELAMLVGALPVGVILIDDKKKIRYINKAASMFCGRGTSVPPRGTSVELVLPSEEICRMLDEANGTKIFTLPRNGGLKLEVTTLTIMRGLLIVIQDMTEKMRLEEARRDFFIDAGHEFQTPLTVIRTGLELLKSGGCLTDKEDVEAVDSMIRQQERISGLVDDLLFLVRLDVDPFVTDYEDIDLNGMVTELLSEAGTLPKSKGISIEGSFPDTDATVRGRYSDLRRALFNLIENGVKYVSSYCGDGAGRVKVSISDSGDCWEIYIDDNGPGVPEAERNIIFERFRRGEHHRARKGGTPGGYGLGLSIARRIAERHGGNLELADSKLGGAAFRMTLPKTAADKN, from the coding sequence TCATCGTGGCTTTTGCTGCATGGGGATTCATATACAAGGCACAGCGAAGCGAGCTGATTGAAAACAACAGGGCGATGCTATCCCGTTACCTTGATGTTTTTGCAAAGGCTGGAGAAGAGCGCGGAGTAGATGGTATAAAAGAGATTTCCGGTTTCTGGAGCAAGGTATACCCCGAGGGGCGTTTTTCGCTCATAAACACGATGGGTGAGGTAATACTGGACAGCAAGGCCGATACCTACGGGCTTGACAACCACTATAAGAGACCTGAGATCATGAAGGCGTTTGCGGACGGAGAGGGGTCCGAAATGCGTTACAGCAAGACTATGGGGACTTGGCAGAACTACATGGCGAAACGTGTTGTCATCCCGGGCGATCCGGCGGAGAATATGGTGATCCGCCTATCTTATCCCGTCGATGAACTTGGCGGTCTTATAAAATCGATGGGCCGGCCATTCCTTTATTCCCTTGAAATAGTTCTTTTGCTTGTATGGCTTGGAGCCTACTGGATGCTAAGACGGATAATGAGGCCGCTGAATGCTCTGAGCAGGGCTGCGGAGACCATCGCAGCCGGCGGAACAGCCAGGTTTCCCATTATAAGCGATGATGTTGAGATGCAGAATCTTTCAAGCTCGCTCAATTCGATGTCAGATTCATTGAAGCTCAGTATCGAGGAAGCACAGGAACGCAAAGAAGAACTGGCGATGCTTGTAGGGGCGCTTCCTGTAGGCGTTATACTCATCGACGACAAGAAAAAGATACGCTATATAAACAAAGCTGCTTCGATGTTTTGCGGAAGGGGGACTTCTGTGCCGCCCCGCGGTACTTCCGTTGAACTTGTCCTTCCGTCCGAAGAAATTTGCCGCATGCTTGATGAAGCAAACGGCACAAAAATATTCACATTGCCGCGCAACGGAGGCCTTAAGCTCGAGGTAACGACACTGACAATTATGCGCGGGCTGCTTATCGTCATACAGGATATGACGGAAAAAATGCGGCTCGAAGAGGCGCGAAGGGATTTCTTCATAGATGCCGGGCATGAGTTCCAGACGCCGCTCACAGTTATACGCACAGGGCTTGAACTTTTGAAGTCCGGAGGATGCCTGACCGACAAAGAGGACGTTGAGGCTGTAGACAGCATGATCCGTCAGCAGGAGAGAATAAGCGGGCTTGTAGACGACCTCCTTTTCCTTGTGCGCCTCGACGTTGATCCATTTGTCACTGACTATGAGGATATAGACCTTAACGGGATGGTGACGGAACTCCTGTCCGAGGCTGGAACGCTGCCTAAGAGCAAGGGAATATCAATAGAGGGTTCATTCCCTGACACGGATGCGACAGTGCGCGGAAGGTACAGTGACCTGAGGCGTGCATTGTTCAACCTGATTGAAAACGGGGTGAAATATGTCTCGTCTTATTGCGGCGACGGTGCAGGCAGGGTAAAAGTGTCGATCTCCGACAGCGGGGACTGCTGGGAGATATATATTGACGACAACGGCCCGGGTGTCCCTGAGGCAGAAAGAAACATTATCTTCGAACGCTTCCGCAGGGGGGAGCACCACCGCGCAAGAAAGGGCGGAACTCCCGGGGGATATGGGCTCGGGCTTTCCATTGCCCGCAGGATCGCCGAGCGCCACGGCGGTAACCTTGAGCTTGCGGACTCAAAACTCGGCGGCGCAGCATTCAGAATGACTCTGCCTAAGACAGCCGCAGATAAAAATTAA